Proteins from one Rhinolophus ferrumequinum isolate MPI-CBG mRhiFer1 chromosome 15 unlocalized genomic scaffold, mRhiFer1_v1.p scaffold_54_arrow_ctg1_1, whole genome shotgun sequence genomic window:
- the TAOK2 gene encoding serine/threonine-protein kinase TAO2 isoform X2 codes for MPAGGRAGSLKDPDVAELFFKDDPEKLFSDLREIGHGSFGAVYFARDVRNSEVVAIKKMSYSGKQSNEKWQDIIKEVRFLQKLRHPNTIQYRGCYLREHTAWLVMEYCLGSASDLLEVHKKPLQEVEIAAVTHGALQGLAYLHSHNMIHRDVKAGNILLSEPGLVKLGDFGSASIMAPANSFVGTPYWMAPEVILAMDEGQYDGKVDVWSLGITCIELAERKPPLFNMNAMSALYHIAQNESPVLQSGHWSEYFRNFVDSCLQKIPQDRPTSEVLLKHRFVLRERPPTVIMDLIQRTKDAVRELDNLQYRKMKKILFQEAPNGPGAEAPDEEEEAEPYVRRTGTLTSLESSHSVPSMSISASSQSSSVNSLADASDNEEEEEEEEEEEEEEEGPEAREMAMMQEGEHTVTSHSSIIHRLPGSDNLYDDPYQPELTTGPLQLPAAPAPTPASSARRRAYCRNRDHFATIRTASLVSRQIQEHAQDSALREQLSGYKRMRRQHQKQLLALESRLRGEREEHSARLQRELEAQRAGFGAEAEKLARRHQAIGEKEARAAQAEERKFQQHILGQQKKELAALLEAQKRTYKLRKEQLKEELQENPSTPKREKAEWLLRQKEQLQQCQAEEEAGLLRRQRQYFELQCRQYKRKMLLARHSLDQDLLREDLNKKQTQKDLECALLLRQHEATRELELRQLQAVQRTRAELTRLQHQTELGNQLEYNKRREQELRQKHAAQVRQQPKSLKSKELQIKKQFQETCKIQTRQYKALRAHLLETTPKAQHKSLLKRLKEEQTRKLAILAEQYDQSISEMLSSQALRLDETQEAEFQALRQQLQQELELLNAYQSKIKIRTESQHERELRELEQRVALRRALLEQRVEEELLALQTGRSERIRSLLERQAREIEAFDAESMRLGFSSMALGGIPAEAAAQGYPAPPPAPAWPSRPVPRSGAHWSHGPPPPGMPPPAWRQPALLAPPGPPNWLGPPAQSGTPRGGALLLLRNSPQPLRRAASGGSGSDSVGPPAAAVPGPLSRSTSVASHILNGSSHFYS; via the exons ATGCCAGCTGGGGGCCGGGCCGGGAGCCTGAAGGACCCTGATGTGGCTGAGCTCTTCTTCAAGGATGACCCCGAAAAGCTCTTCTCTGACCTCCGGGAAATTGGTCATGGCAGCTTTGGAGCCGTGTACTTT GCCCGGGATGTCCGGAATAGTGAGGTGGTGGCCATCAAGAAGATGTCCTACAGTGGAAAGCAGTCAAACGAG AAGTGGCAGGACATCATCAAGGAGGTTCGGTTCCTACAGAAGCTTCGGCACCCCAATACTATCCAGTACCGGGGCTGTTACCTGAGGGAGCACACAGCCTGG CTGGTGATGGAGTATTGCCTGGGCTCGGCTTCTGACCTCCTGGAAG tgcACAAGAAGCCCCTCCAGGAGGTGGAGATCGCTGCCGTGACCCACGGGGCTCTTCAGGGCCTGGCTTACCTGCACTCCCACAATATGATCCACAG GGATGTGAAGGCTGGAAACATCTTGCTGTCAGAGCCAGGCTTGGTGAAGTTGGGGGACTTCGGCTCCGCATCCATCATGGCACCTGCCAACTCCTTTGTGGGCACCCCATACTG GATGGCTCCGGAGGTGATCCTGGCAATGGATGAGGGGCAGTACGACGGCAAGGTGGATGTCTGGTCCCTGGGGATCACCTGCATCGAGCTGG CGGAACGGAAACCACCGCTGTTCAACATGAATGCAATGAGTGCCTTATACCACATTGCACAGAATGAGTCCCCTGTGCTCCAGTCGGGACACTG GTCTGAGTACTTCCGGAATTTTGTTGACTCCTGTCTGCAGAAAATCCCTCAAGACAGACCAACCTCAGAGGTTCTTCTGAAg CACCGCTTTGTGCTCCGGGAGCGGCCACCCACCGTCATCATGGACCTGATTCAGAGGACCAAGGATGCCGTGCGGGAGCTGGACAACCTGCAGTACCGCAAGATGAAGAAGATCCTGTTCCAGGAGGCACCCAACGGCCCTGGCGCTGAGGCCCCAGACGAGGAGGAG GAGGCGGAGCCCTACGTGCGCCGGACTGGCACGCTGACCAGTCTGGAGAGCAGCCACTCCGTGCCCAGTATGTCCATCAGCGCCTCCAGCCAGAGCAGCTCGGTCAACAGCCTGGCAGACGCCTCAGacaatgaggaggaggaggaggaggaggaggaggaagaggaggaggaggaagggcctGAAGCCCGGGAGATGGCCATGATGCAGGAGGGAGAGCACACGGTCACCTCGCACAGCTCCATCATCCACCGGCTGCCG GGCTCGGATAACCTGTATGATGACCCCTACCAGCCAGAGCTGACCACAGGCCCCCTCCAGCTGCCcgcagcccccgcccccacccccgcctcttCCGCCCGTCGCCGGGCCTACTGCCGCAACCGGGACCACTTTGCCACCATCCGCACCGCCTCCCTG GTCAGCCGCCAGATCCAGGAGCACGCACAGGACTCCGCGCTGCGGGAGCAGCTCAGCGGCTATAAGCGGATGCGGCGGCAGCACCAGAAGCAGCTGCTGGCCCTGGAGTCTCGGCTGCGGGGGGAGCGAGAGGAGCACAGTGCACGGCTGCAGCGGGAGCTGGAGGCACAGCGGGCTGGCTTTGGCGCTGAGGCGGAGAAGCTGGCACGGCGGCACCAGGCCATCGGTGAGAAGGAGGCACGTGCTGCCCAGGCCGAGGAGCGGAAGTTCCAGCAGCACATTCTCGGGCAGCAGAAGAAGGAGCTGGCTGCCCTGCTGGAGGCCCAGAAGCGAACCTACAAACTGCGGAAGGAGCAGCTAAAGGAG GAGCTCCAGGAGAACCCCAGCACGCCCAAGCGGGAGAAGGCCGAGTGGCTGCTGCGGCAGAAGGAGCAGCTGCAGCAGTGCCAGGCGGAGGAGGAGGCGGGGCTGCTGCGGCGCCAGCGTCAGTACTTCGAGCTGCAGTGTCGCCAGTACAAGCGCAAGATGCTGCTGGCTCGGCACAGCCTGGACCAGGACCTGCTGCGAGAG GACTTGAACAAGAAGCAGACACAGAAGGACTTGGAGTGTGCGCTGCTGCTGCGGCAGCACGAGGCCACGCGGGAGCTGGAGCTGCGGCAGCTGCAGGCCGTGCAGCGCACGCGGGCGGAGCTCACCCGCCTGCAGCACCAGACGGAGCTGGGCAACCAGCTGGAGTACAACAAGCGGCGGGAGCAGGAGCTGCGGCAGAAGCACGCGGCCCAGGTTCGCCAGCAGCCCAAGAGCCTCAAA TCTAAGGAGCTGCAGATTAAGAAGCAGTTCCAGGAGACGTGTAAGATCCAGACCCGGCAGTACAAGGCCCTGCGGGCGCACCTCCTGGAGACCACGCCCAAAGCCCAGCACAAGAGCCTCCTCAAGCGGCTCAAGGAAGAGCAGACCCGCAAGCTGGCCATCCTAGCCGAGCAGTACGACCAGTCCATCTCGGAGATGCTCAGCTCGCAGGCG CTGCGGCTTGATGAGACCCAAGAGGCCGAGTTCCAGGCGCTTCGGCAGCAGCTACAGCAGGAGCTGGAGCTGCTCAATGCCTACCAGAGCAAGATCAAGATCCGCACGGAGAGCCAGCACGAGAGGGAGCTGCGGGAGCTGGAGCAGAGGGTGGCTCTGCGGCGGGCGCTGCTGGAGCAGCGG GTAGAAGAGGAGCTGCTGGCCCTGCAGACGGGGCGCTCCGAGCGGATCCGGAGTTTGCTCGAGCGGCAGGCCCGCGAGATCGAGGCCTTCGATGCCGAGAGTATGCGGCTGGGCTTCTCCAGCATGGCGCTGGGGGGCATCCCTGCCGAGGCCGCTGCCCAGGGctaccccgccccgccccccgcccctgccTGGCCCTCTCGGCCTGTTCCCCGGTCGGGGGCACACTGGAGCCACggccctcctcctccaggcaTGCCGCCCCCAGCATGGCGTCAGCCCGCTCTGCTGGCTCCCCCAGGGCCCCCAAACTGGCTGGGGCCCCCAGCACAGAGTGGGACGCCCCGTGGTGGAGCCCTGCTGCTGCTGAGAaacagcccccagcccctgcgACGGGCAGCCTCGGGGGGCAGTGGCAGCGACTCCGTGGGCCCCCCCGCTGCCGCTGTGCCCGGGCCTCTGAGCCGCAGCACCAGTGTCGCTTCCCATATCCTCAATGGCTCCTCCCATTTCTACTCCTGA
- the TAOK2 gene encoding serine/threonine-protein kinase TAO2 isoform X1: MPAGGRAGSLKDPDVAELFFKDDPEKLFSDLREIGHGSFGAVYFARDVRNSEVVAIKKMSYSGKQSNEKWQDIIKEVRFLQKLRHPNTIQYRGCYLREHTAWLVMEYCLGSASDLLEVHKKPLQEVEIAAVTHGALQGLAYLHSHNMIHRDVKAGNILLSEPGLVKLGDFGSASIMAPANSFVGTPYWMAPEVILAMDEGQYDGKVDVWSLGITCIELAERKPPLFNMNAMSALYHIAQNESPVLQSGHWSEYFRNFVDSCLQKIPQDRPTSEVLLKHRFVLRERPPTVIMDLIQRTKDAVRELDNLQYRKMKKILFQEAPNGPGAEAPDEEEEAEPYVRRTGTLTSLESSHSVPSMSISASSQSSSVNSLADASDNEEEEEEEEEEEEEEEGPEAREMAMMQEGEHTVTSHSSIIHRLPGSDNLYDDPYQPELTTGPLQLPAAPAPTPASSARRRAYCRNRDHFATIRTASLVSRQIQEHAQDSALREQLSGYKRMRRQHQKQLLALESRLRGEREEHSARLQRELEAQRAGFGAEAEKLARRHQAIGEKEARAAQAEERKFQQHILGQQKKELAALLEAQKRTYKLRKEQLKEELQENPSTPKREKAEWLLRQKEQLQQCQAEEEAGLLRRQRQYFELQCRQYKRKMLLARHSLDQDLLREDLNKKQTQKDLECALLLRQHEATRELELRQLQAVQRTRAELTRLQHQTELGNQLEYNKRREQELRQKHAAQVRQQPKSLKVRAGQRPPSLSLPDPGALGAPSAGTPREEQPCPSGQEAALDPRILGEEEEAVPERRILGQEGATLELEEQGMLGGEARAPSPGPQNRRHWVDEEIWGLPDEGMEELRVPSLAPQERSIVGQEGVGEWRLWEKEEGCLLGEEFDFGWVQGPPLTPVPEEEEEEEEGSPIRTPRDPGDGCPSPDIPPEPPPTHPRPGPASQFPGLLSHGLLAGLSFAVGSSSGLLPLLLLLLLPLLAAQGGGGLQASLLALEVGLVGLGASYLLLCTALHLPPSLFLLLAQGTALGAVLGLSWRRGLLGVPLGLGAAWLLAWPGLVLPLAAVAAGGKWVRQQGPRMRRGISRLWLRALLRLSPLAFRALQGCGAVGDRGLFALYPKTNKDGFRSRLPVPGPRRGNSRAARHPLALLARFWALCKGWNWRLARASQGLASRLPPWAIHTLASWGLLRGERPSRIPRLLPRSQRRAGPLACRQPPPGTLAGRRARTRQSRALPPWR, encoded by the exons ATGCCAGCTGGGGGCCGGGCCGGGAGCCTGAAGGACCCTGATGTGGCTGAGCTCTTCTTCAAGGATGACCCCGAAAAGCTCTTCTCTGACCTCCGGGAAATTGGTCATGGCAGCTTTGGAGCCGTGTACTTT GCCCGGGATGTCCGGAATAGTGAGGTGGTGGCCATCAAGAAGATGTCCTACAGTGGAAAGCAGTCAAACGAG AAGTGGCAGGACATCATCAAGGAGGTTCGGTTCCTACAGAAGCTTCGGCACCCCAATACTATCCAGTACCGGGGCTGTTACCTGAGGGAGCACACAGCCTGG CTGGTGATGGAGTATTGCCTGGGCTCGGCTTCTGACCTCCTGGAAG tgcACAAGAAGCCCCTCCAGGAGGTGGAGATCGCTGCCGTGACCCACGGGGCTCTTCAGGGCCTGGCTTACCTGCACTCCCACAATATGATCCACAG GGATGTGAAGGCTGGAAACATCTTGCTGTCAGAGCCAGGCTTGGTGAAGTTGGGGGACTTCGGCTCCGCATCCATCATGGCACCTGCCAACTCCTTTGTGGGCACCCCATACTG GATGGCTCCGGAGGTGATCCTGGCAATGGATGAGGGGCAGTACGACGGCAAGGTGGATGTCTGGTCCCTGGGGATCACCTGCATCGAGCTGG CGGAACGGAAACCACCGCTGTTCAACATGAATGCAATGAGTGCCTTATACCACATTGCACAGAATGAGTCCCCTGTGCTCCAGTCGGGACACTG GTCTGAGTACTTCCGGAATTTTGTTGACTCCTGTCTGCAGAAAATCCCTCAAGACAGACCAACCTCAGAGGTTCTTCTGAAg CACCGCTTTGTGCTCCGGGAGCGGCCACCCACCGTCATCATGGACCTGATTCAGAGGACCAAGGATGCCGTGCGGGAGCTGGACAACCTGCAGTACCGCAAGATGAAGAAGATCCTGTTCCAGGAGGCACCCAACGGCCCTGGCGCTGAGGCCCCAGACGAGGAGGAG GAGGCGGAGCCCTACGTGCGCCGGACTGGCACGCTGACCAGTCTGGAGAGCAGCCACTCCGTGCCCAGTATGTCCATCAGCGCCTCCAGCCAGAGCAGCTCGGTCAACAGCCTGGCAGACGCCTCAGacaatgaggaggaggaggaggaggaggaggaggaagaggaggaggaggaagggcctGAAGCCCGGGAGATGGCCATGATGCAGGAGGGAGAGCACACGGTCACCTCGCACAGCTCCATCATCCACCGGCTGCCG GGCTCGGATAACCTGTATGATGACCCCTACCAGCCAGAGCTGACCACAGGCCCCCTCCAGCTGCCcgcagcccccgcccccacccccgcctcttCCGCCCGTCGCCGGGCCTACTGCCGCAACCGGGACCACTTTGCCACCATCCGCACCGCCTCCCTG GTCAGCCGCCAGATCCAGGAGCACGCACAGGACTCCGCGCTGCGGGAGCAGCTCAGCGGCTATAAGCGGATGCGGCGGCAGCACCAGAAGCAGCTGCTGGCCCTGGAGTCTCGGCTGCGGGGGGAGCGAGAGGAGCACAGTGCACGGCTGCAGCGGGAGCTGGAGGCACAGCGGGCTGGCTTTGGCGCTGAGGCGGAGAAGCTGGCACGGCGGCACCAGGCCATCGGTGAGAAGGAGGCACGTGCTGCCCAGGCCGAGGAGCGGAAGTTCCAGCAGCACATTCTCGGGCAGCAGAAGAAGGAGCTGGCTGCCCTGCTGGAGGCCCAGAAGCGAACCTACAAACTGCGGAAGGAGCAGCTAAAGGAG GAGCTCCAGGAGAACCCCAGCACGCCCAAGCGGGAGAAGGCCGAGTGGCTGCTGCGGCAGAAGGAGCAGCTGCAGCAGTGCCAGGCGGAGGAGGAGGCGGGGCTGCTGCGGCGCCAGCGTCAGTACTTCGAGCTGCAGTGTCGCCAGTACAAGCGCAAGATGCTGCTGGCTCGGCACAGCCTGGACCAGGACCTGCTGCGAGAG GACTTGAACAAGAAGCAGACACAGAAGGACTTGGAGTGTGCGCTGCTGCTGCGGCAGCACGAGGCCACGCGGGAGCTGGAGCTGCGGCAGCTGCAGGCCGTGCAGCGCACGCGGGCGGAGCTCACCCGCCTGCAGCACCAGACGGAGCTGGGCAACCAGCTGGAGTACAACAAGCGGCGGGAGCAGGAGCTGCGGCAGAAGCACGCGGCCCAGGTTCGCCAGCAGCCCAAGAGCCTCAAAGTACGTGCAGGCCAGCGTCCCCCCAGCCTCTCGCTCCCTGATCCTGGGGCTCTGGGAGCACCCAGCGCAGGCACCCCTAGAGAGGAGCAGCCCTGCCCATCGGGCCAGGAGGCAGCCCTGGACCCAAGAAttctgggagaggaggaggaagcagttCCAGAGAGGAGGATTCTGGGACAGGAGGGGGCCACCTTGGAACTCGAGGAGCAGGGAATGCTGGGGGGAGAAGCAAGAGCCCCTAGTCCCGGCCCCCAAAATCGTAGGCATTGGGTTGATGAGGAAATTTGGGGTCTTCCTGACGAGGGCATGGAGGAGCTTAGAGTGCCATCGCTGGCTCCTCAGGAGAGGAGCATTGTGGGCCAGGAGGGGGTCGGGGAGTGGAGATtgtgggagaaggaggagggctgCCTCCTGGGGGAGGAGTTTGACTTTGGCTGGGTCCAGGGCCCACCACTGACACCAGtccctgaggaggaggaggaggaggaggagggctctCCAATTAGGACCCCACGGGATCCTGGCGACGGCTGTCCCTCCCCAGATATCCCCCCTGAACCCCCTCCCACACATCCGAGGCCTGGCCCTGCCAGCCAGTTCCCTGGTCTCCTGTCCCACGGCCTCCTGGCCGGCCTCTCCTTTGCAGTGGGGTCGTCCTCTGGCCTCCTGCCCCTGCTCCTTCTGCTACTGCTCCCCCTGCTGGCGGCCCAGGGTGGGGGAGGCCTGCAGGCCTCGCTGCTGGCCCTCGAGGTGGGGCTGGTGGGCCTGGGGGCCTCCTACCTACTTCTTTGTACAGCTCTGCACCTGCCCCCCAGTCTGTTCCTGCTCTTGGCCCAGGGCACTGCCCTGGGGGCTGTCCTGGGTCTGAGCTGGCGCCGAGGCCTTCTGGGTGTCCCTCTGGGCCTTGGGGCCGCCTGGCTCCTTGCCTGGCCAGGCCTGGTTCTCCCTCTGGCAGCTGTGGCCGCTGGGGGCAAGTGGGTGCGGCAGCAGGGCCCCCGGATGCGCCGGGGCATCTCGCGACTCTGGTTGCGGGCTCTGCTGCGCCTGTCGCCCCTGGCCTTTCGGGCCCTGCAGGGCTGTGGGGCAGTGGGGGACCGGGGTCTGTTTGCGCTCTACCCCAAGACCAACAAGGATGGCTTCCGCAGCCGCCTGCCTGTCCCTGGGCCTCGGCGGGGTAATTCCCGCGCTGCCCGACACCCATTAGCCCTGTTAGCAAGGTTCTGGGCCCTGTGCAAGGGCTGGAACTGGCGCCTGGCGCGGGCCAGCCAGGGCTTGGCCTCCCGCCTGCCTCCCTGGGCCATCCACACGCTGGCCAGCTGGGGCCTGCTTCGCGGGGAACGGCCCAGCCGTATCCCCCGGCTGCTACCACGCAGCCAGCGCCGGGCAGGGCCCCTTGCCTGCCGCCAGCCACCACCAGGGACTCTAGCCGGGCGGAGAGCCCGAACCCGCCAGTCCCGGGCCCTGCCTCCCTGGAGGTGA